A window of Desulfuromonas soudanensis genomic DNA:
ATTTAAAATTCTTCTCTTTTACGACCAGGTCGTTTTTCACCGAGACCACCCCCGCAACGCTTGCGGCGACCTCCTCGGCCCTGTCGACACTTTTCAAAGAGTCGACAAAACCACTCAACAAAACAACCCCCTGGAACGTTTCCACTTTGATCTGCAACCTCTCCAGGGTTTCTTCCCTGATGATGGCGGCTTTAATCCTGGCGGTGATGACCGGGTCGTCGACGCAGGGACCGGTCCATTCTCCTATCGGCGTACCGGCGCATCCGAGGAAAATCGCCCCTATCCCGAGGCAAAGGACAAGCCGGAAAAGACGATTGAAATTCACACTGATGCTCCTTCCTCTCTGCCTCCCCGGGATGTGACCTTTACTGAATCCGGCCAGGGAGTCTGTGGCCGTCGCCGTTATTTTTCTTCTTGCCTGCAATGGTATTAGCAAGGGTCCTGCCAAATATTCAGAGACCGGTCAAAGGTATATTTTTCCCTTCGAAAGCAATAATTTGCCTCCAGTCCGGGAGCCTCCCGCAGGACCTTTTGTGCCTCAACATTTGACGGAACCGCAACATGCGATGGGTCCTGCGGCAAATTGACGGGCGGGAGACGGGCGGAAAACTCCGTTCGATTTCGGGGACGGGGAACGGTCAGGCGGGAGAGGGAAGGAGAAGGGGCCTGTGGACGGCCAGAGCCGACGACAGACCCCCCTTTTGCCAGAGCTTGATCCGGGGACCTATCTCCCTCCCAGTTTGACCAGCCCGAGAAGGGTGCAGACGGCGCCGGAGGCCAGGACCACGATCGTTTTCGTGTCCGTGGAGCCGTCGATGGCCCGGGTGAAGGTGTTGCCGAAGGCGCCGTAAAGATTGCTCCCCCAGATGAGGAGGGCGATGCCCACCACCAGCAGAACGATTGCAATCAGTTGGGAATTTCCTTTGGCCATGGTTCTCTCCTGATTCGAATGTAAGGGTTTGATGAAACAGATCCAGGATTGGGCGGCGCTTGGCCTGGGAACGATCAGCGGCACGGCACCCACCGAGATTAATAATTAAGCAAGAACAATACCACCAGACGACGGACACCTTCCCTCCTGATCCCTTTTCCCAGGTTCAACCTTCCTCCCAGGATTTTCGCCACTTCCCGAAGCGTAAAGAAATCGCCCTCACCAGCCATTGACGGTCCGTCCCTCCCTGCTAGGATGAAATTAAGGTCGACTAACTCAAAGGGGGCGACCATGGTCCAATCTTCACCCGGAGTTGACGCGGCCCCGACCTCCGGTCCTTTGGAGCCGATCCGAATCCTGGTCTGTCTCTACAACCGTTGCCTGTCCCAGGCGCTGTGTACCTTTCTGCGCCTGGAAGAACCGGGCTTCGATGTCCGTCACAGCGAAGAAGCCGAACCCGGCTTCACCCCCACCCATTTCTTGACCGACCTCCCCTCCCTCGAACAGTGCGGGACCGACGCCCCTCCCGAGGCCAAGGTCATCGTTTTCGATGAAGGACTCGATCAACTGCAAATCGAAAAAGTACTAAGCTATCCCAATTTCGCCGGTTTGATCAGGAGCACTTGCAATAACCGTCAGTTGGTCAAGGCGATCCGCTGCGTCCAGAAGGGTGAAGTCTGGATTGACGGCGCAACGGTCAAATCCCTCCTCCAGCGGCGGAACAACCGCCGCCCGGAAGGGGAAACGATCCGACTGACCCTCCGGGAACAACAGATTGCCGAGATGATTCTCCAGGGGATGAAAAACAAGGAAATCGCCTCCCGAATCTTCCTCAGCGAATCGACGGTCAAGGTATATATCAGCCGAATATACAAAAAACATCAGGTGCCAACCCGCGCTCACCTCATTCACATCCTGACCCAGCCCCAGCACAAAACCTGAGAAGGACGCCCCGGCTCCCCAGGTTCCGCCATCGTTGCCCCCCCCTTTTTCCGGCTCGCCCCCAATCCTCTACTGACCGTTTTTTACCTGAATCCTAACCTGTGGCCAGACAGCGCCGCCCGTTCGTAATTCACCGAATTCGATCTGATTTTCAACCTTCCGGCCAATTGTAAGAATTTATTAATTTGATCAAATGTAAACTCCACAGGCCACCCTCAACTGGGAATCGGGATCGAGCCCCCCGAGGGTTCGGGAAGGAGGTCCTCCATGAAACGATCGAAGATTCAACTGGCGATTTTCCTGCTGGCCATCGTGCTGCTGGCGGGCTGCGGCAGCAGTTCCCACGACACCCTGGTGACGGTGACCGACCCTGTGACCGACCCAGTAACCGATCCCGTCACCGACCCTGTGACCGATCCTGTGACCGATCCGACCCCGGTGGCTATCGACCCCCGCGTCCTTGACAGCGCCGCCGCCTTCCTCGCCGCGGCGACCGGCAAGGAGAACCCCATCACCGTCGACAATGTGGTCTTCGTCAACTCCGTTATGGGGCTCAATATGGTTCCCAGGCAGCCCGACTGCCTCTATGGCGATCTGTGGATCCTGCTGCGCGACGCCTACGGTGTGCCGATCCTCGACGAAAACGGCTGTGAGCAGCCGATCGCCAAAGAGCCGGTCCCGGTTCCCGTCCTGGACGAAGAGGGAAATCCGGTTCTCCTGCTCGATGAAAATGGCCTCACGGTGCTGGACGAAAACGGCGCGCCCGTTTATCAGCTCGCCTACCGCGAGACCGTACCGATGATTGTCGAGGAGTACAAGAACGGCGAGACCAAGTGCAGCGTGGTCACCGGCTACGAAGAATACACCCAGGAGCTCAACCTCGGCCGGCTTAACATGGTGCGCAGTTCGCTGAAAAATCCGGACACCCTGGCCCGCGCCCTCGGAGAGGCGATCAAGAACATCAACGCCGCCGACAGCGTCACCCTCGACCCCGCCGGCCGGCTGGTGCTCCATTCCACCCGGGAGGTGATCGACGAGGAGACTGGACAGACCTCTCTGGTCCCCGTCGAGGCGACCATAGATGCTCCCCGGGAAAATCTCGCCCTCTACAAGGCGCTGCTGGTCCAAGGGCGCATCGCCGGCTACGGCGTCGCAAAAACCGGTGAGGAGGGACAGGTCATTCCCGCCCCCTGGCTCGAACTCCGTCCGGACATCGAGCTCGGCGAACAGGGCTATCTGCGCCACGGCACCGAGGGGCGCGACCTCGGTGTCGGCCTCGCCAACGGGTATGCCGACTTCTCGGTCGCCAGCCACAGCAGCAAGAAGGACTATCAGAACAAAATCGTCGACTTCGTCCAATACAACCCGCCCCTGATCGAACCGGTGAACGACGCCCCGGCGGCGGAACCAAACCCCTGCCTCTATTACGACGATTCCGCGGACGCCTGGGAACGGGTTCTCGAAAGTGATGCCTTTGACGGCAACAACATCGCCGCCTTCGCCAAGCACGCCGACGATGCCCGCAAAGTCATCGTTTTTCTGCACAACATCATCCAGGATCTGCCGGAGAACGGGGAGATGGAGTCCCTTCCGGGCATGGAGGATTACACGCCTCCGGCTGAAGGTCTTCCCGGGACCGATCCCCGCCTCCTCGAGCTGGGGGCGTCGCTGATCGGCGCCGCGGCGAATAAAACCGTTCCGGTCAATGTCGACGCCATCGTCTTCCTCAACACCGTCTTTGGCATCAACGACCTCGGCCTCACCGACAAGGGAGACCTCTTCGGCGACCTCTGGATGCTGCTGCGGGATGAGGACGGCGTGCCGGTTCTTAATGCCGCCGGCTGCGTCCAGCCGATCGCCAATCAACCGCTGATGGTTCCGGAGCTTTTCCCGGTGTACGATGCCTTCGGCGAAATCGTCCCCGTCTTCGATGCCGACGGCGAGCCGACACGGGATGAATTCGGTGTCCCGGTTTATACGCTGGTGCCGAGCGATCTCGTCCCCCTGTTTCCCGAGGAATACATGGACGGCGCCACCAAATGCGTTCCCATCCCGGGGTATGAAGAGTACACCCAGGAGTTTCCCATGGGACGGCTCAATTGCATTCGCAGTGCCGCTGAAGACCCCAAGGTCTTCGAAAAACAGCTGGTCGAAGCCTTCGCCAATCTCAACCTGGGGACGGTGCTCAAGCGCGACCTGGGCGGCCGCCTGGTCTTCTCGGTGCCGAAGCTAGACGAAGAAGGCGTCGAGACCCTTGTCGACTATGCCATCGACTCGCCGTTGCAGAACCTGGCGCTTTACCGGGCCCTGATGCTGTGGGGGAAACTCGAGGGGGACGTGACGATCAGGGCCGAAGGGAAGGAGACGACGGTCCACCTCGCCCTCCGTGAAGAGCTCGATGTCGACACCCACGGTCTCGGCTTCCTCAAACGCGGCGGCAACCCCGCCGGCGGCCTCGACCGGCTGCCCAACGGCTACGCAAGCTTTGCCGGCTTCAGCTACGGCAGCGCCCTCGAGTACGCCGGCATCGAGGTAAACTATGTCCAGCGGCACGACCCGCTCGAGCCGGATTTTTCCTGCACCTATACCGACGAAATCGGCGGCATACTGGAACGGGTCCTCGATCAGGACGATTACCAGGGGAGCGGAATCCAGGCCTTCGCCAGAAAGGCGGACGATGCCCGGAAAGTGATCGCCTTTACCCATGACATTATTCAGGACACCCCTTAGACGCAGGACCCGGCGGGACAGGGTCCCTGAAGGCCAGTAAAAAAAAGAGCGGGTGTGCTTCAGCACGCCCGCTCTTTTATCTGCCATCGCCGACTCACAGCAGGGGATCCGCCGACAGAGAGTCGTGCCTCCCCGGGCCGAGCCGAGGACGGAAAATTTTCGGGGCGGCAACGTCCCCTTTTCCCTACGCCCCTGATTCCCCGTTGACGAAAAGGCGCCGAACTGCTAGCTTAACAACCCATGCGTCCCCTGCCGCGCCCCCCGGGTCCGCGGCTTTTTTCATCCCTGCACCTACCGCAAATTACGAGGTAATCCCATGCGCGTTCTTTCCGGCATTCAGCCCTCCGGCTCCCTGCACCTGGGGAACTACTTCGGCATGATGAAAAAAATGATCGAGTACCAGGAGCAGGAAGAACTCTTCTGCTTCATTGCCAACTATCACGCCATGACTTCGGTTGCCGACGGCAAGGTCCTGGCCAAAGGAACCCTCGAGGCGGCCGCCAACTTCCTCGCCCTGGGGATGGATCCGCAAAAGAGCACCTTCTGGGTCCAGTCCGACCTCCCCGAAGTGCAGGAGCTCTCCTGGTTCCTCTCCAATTTCACCCCCATGGGGCTCCTCGAGCGCTGCCACAGCTACAAGGACAAGGTCGCCCGGGGGATTCACGCCAATCACGGCCTCTTCGCCTACCCGGTGCTGATGAGCGCCGACATCCTCCTCTTCCAGAGCGAGAAGGTCCCCGTCGGCAAGGATCAGAAGCAGCACGTCGAGGTCACCCGCGACATCGCCCTCAAGGTCAACAACACCTACGGCGAACTCTTCACCATTCCCGAACCGGAGGTCGATGACAATGTCGCCACCGTCCCGGGGCTCGACGGCCAGAAGATGAGCAAGAGCTACGGCAACACCATCGATCTCTTTCTCGAGGAGAAGGCGCTGCGCAAGCAGGTGATGCGCATCGTCACCGATCCGACGCCGGTGGAAGCCCCCAAGGATCCCGATGCCTGCAACGTCTTCCAGATTTATCGCCTCTTCCTCGACAAGGCCGCCGAGGAGGCGCTGCGCCGGCGCTACCTCGCCGGCGGGCTCGGCTACGGCGAGGTCAAGGGCGAGCTCTTCGAGACGGTCCGCGACTTTTTTGCTCCTTACGCCGAGCGCCGCGCCGAATTGCTCGCCGACCCCGAGGGGCTGCGCGCCGTCCTCGCAACCGGCGCCGACAAGGCCCGGCAGGTGGCCCTCAAGACGCTGGGCAGGGTACGGAAAAAGGCCGGGCTGATCTACTGAGGGAAGGGGCGACGCCGGCATCGCCTTGAAGTCATGCCGGGGTCTGTCATACTGGCAGGGAGGCGACGGGTGTTGCCCGAAGGGAGGTTCTATGAGCGTTTATCGCAAGTGGTACTGTACCTGCAAAGGCCTGCCGGTCGAACTGGTCTATGAGGAAAACTTCGAGGAGGAGAAAGGGGAGCCGTTCTGCCAGGGCTGCGGCGCGACGCCCTCCTCCGACCCGAAACAGACCGTCCTCTACCGCGACATCGAGGACTGGGAGGATTGAGCGAAGGGGCTGCGGCTCAATCCCGCCGCGGACCGGCCTCTTCCCGGACGAAGAAGACGAAGGCCATGGCCGGCCGCTTGCTGGCCTCGCTCATGGCGAACTGAATCCGGTCGAACTGCCAGCCTTGCCCGAC
This region includes:
- a CDS encoding DUF3185 family protein, encoding MAKGNSQLIAIVLLVVGIALLIWGSNLYGAFGNTFTRAIDGSTDTKTIVVLASGAVCTLLGLVKLGGR
- a CDS encoding BON domain-containing protein gives rise to the protein MNFNRLFRLVLCLGIGAIFLGCAGTPIGEWTGPCVDDPVITARIKAAIIREETLERLQIKVETFQGVVLLSGFVDSLKSVDRAEEVAASVAGVVSVKNDLVVKEKNFKSQI
- a CDS encoding helix-turn-helix transcriptional regulator codes for the protein MVQSSPGVDAAPTSGPLEPIRILVCLYNRCLSQALCTFLRLEEPGFDVRHSEEAEPGFTPTHFLTDLPSLEQCGTDAPPEAKVIVFDEGLDQLQIEKVLSYPNFAGLIRSTCNNRQLVKAIRCVQKGEVWIDGATVKSLLQRRNNRRPEGETIRLTLREQQIAEMILQGMKNKEIASRIFLSESTVKVYISRIYKKHQVPTRAHLIHILTQPQHKT
- the trpS gene encoding tryptophan--tRNA ligase, whose product is MRVLSGIQPSGSLHLGNYFGMMKKMIEYQEQEELFCFIANYHAMTSVADGKVLAKGTLEAAANFLALGMDPQKSTFWVQSDLPEVQELSWFLSNFTPMGLLERCHSYKDKVARGIHANHGLFAYPVLMSADILLFQSEKVPVGKDQKQHVEVTRDIALKVNNTYGELFTIPEPEVDDNVATVPGLDGQKMSKSYGNTIDLFLEEKALRKQVMRIVTDPTPVEAPKDPDACNVFQIYRLFLDKAAEEALRRRYLAGGLGYGEVKGELFETVRDFFAPYAERRAELLADPEGLRAVLATGADKARQVALKTLGRVRKKAGLIY